The window GTCATCACGAACAACGGCGGCGGCGCACCGAACGAGGCGACTTCGTCGATCAGCGATCGCGCCTCGCGCGTGTTGAGCTCAAGGGGATTGTGCAGCGGCTGGGCCTCGGCGCGGCAATGCTTGCATGCGAGATCGCACGCGCGGGTCATCTCCCAAATCACGATAAAGGGGCGCTGCCCCACGTCGATCCTAGGATGTCTTACGCTGGGCGGACCATGCGGTGTCACGTCCGAACTCCTTTTTCATCGCGCGTCCGCGATGGCCGTTGGTAAAGCCCGACGTGGCGGGCGACGATGAGATACTTCCTGAAGAGCCGATTGGTCTCTTCCTCGTGTTCGCTGACCGTCTCTTTGCCGCCCGGATCAGCCATCATGATTCTCCCGGCCTGCACATCAGCCCGTCCGCTGGCTTAGACTATTGCGAGTGGCCTGCTCCCCAATTCCCAACGCCGTCCAGTACCCGAGCACCCATCCGGCGGCGAAGACGGCCATAAAATAAAGAGCACCTGCTCACTATTCGCATTTGAGATTTGGTAAGTTCTGCGAAAACCTTGAATTGCTCTGCCCGAATCAGGAGTCGAGCAGCGCGGCATCGAAGCCGGCGCGAGCGAGTGCGCGGCGCGCAGCCGATTCGACCTTAGGGCCGTCGACATGGGCCGCCGCAGGCACTTCCGGCGCGGCGCGGAGGCATCTCACGAGCGCTTCGGACTCGGTGTCAGCTATACGGTCGCACTCCGCGTAAACACCGTCAGGCCCCTCTTCGATTCGATTGTGTGTCGCCAGCACCGTCTTGAGCGCTCGCAAGACCGCGCCTCGTGGCATGGGCACTAGCAGCGCCGCGATGGCACCGTGATCCAACCGCAGCTTGGCTGCGATCGCGAGTGGTTCGCCGCATCGAAGCCGTTGCATCGCAGGGAGAAGAATCTTCTCCTCCATGCCGATGTGCTTCAGAAGCCCCCGGCGGAACTCGCCAAACGCCTTCATATCGATATTCTCGAGATCGCGGCCCGCGCGAGCGAGCAATTGATCGAGGCGCGCGTGATCGCGTTCGAGAAAGCTGCGGATTGTCTCTCCGTCCGTCATCGAATTCCGTGGCGACAGTCAGGGAAGGGCGTGGAAGATGCCGATCGCACCCTTGTATGCACGTGCGATGGCGTGATCCAGGAAGGGGTAGTCGCCCGCTTCATGGACGGTGAACTCGAAGACGGCGCCATCGCCGGGGCCCACCTCAAAACTCTGCACCCCGTGGAATGCGTTGGCGGGGTTTCCGCTTCGATAGACCGTGGTGAACACGGTGCCGACAACGTGAAAGGTAGAGGTGCGGTTCGGGCCTATGTTTACGAAGAAGATGCGCACCGGCTGGCCGACTTTTATCTGGATCG of the Candidatus Binatus sp. genome contains:
- a CDS encoding hemerythrin domain-containing protein, translated to MTDGETIRSFLERDHARLDQLLARAGRDLENIDMKAFGEFRRGLLKHIGMEEKILLPAMQRLRCGEPLAIAAKLRLDHGAIAALLVPMPRGAVLRALKTVLATHNRIEEGPDGVYAECDRIADTESEALVRCLRAAPEVPAAAHVDGPKVESAARRALARAGFDAALLDS